In a single window of the Agromyces sp. H17E-10 genome:
- a CDS encoding AbiV family abortive infection protein produces the protein MLRLSFAQLANLGFAALSNARTLFEDAERLRAAERFTSAYILLGLAADEIGKHILVVAFPTRDASDADWKKFWRRFRAHEEKLGNTLFIDWSLDPFDVDEPPSRKDFHLRRLDATYVDFRDGRVQAPHDFVGADAVDAAHGLVSRQLERCEQFTSRTTPAKLAATMERVHSERLQAASPVGSQHIPGLRNLSTLMLSEEELAAMVEEAAVMFGPSNRANLFKKP, from the coding sequence GTGCTCCGCCTATCGTTCGCGCAACTCGCCAACCTCGGATTTGCGGCGCTTTCAAACGCCCGGACCCTTTTCGAAGACGCAGAACGACTACGCGCAGCAGAACGATTCACAAGCGCATACATTCTGCTTGGACTCGCCGCCGACGAGATCGGCAAGCACATTCTCGTTGTTGCCTTTCCAACCAGAGATGCATCGGATGCAGACTGGAAGAAGTTCTGGAGGCGGTTTCGCGCCCACGAGGAGAAGCTCGGGAATACCCTGTTCATCGATTGGTCGCTCGATCCGTTCGACGTCGACGAGCCTCCCAGCCGCAAAGACTTTCATCTCCGCCGGCTGGACGCGACCTACGTGGATTTCAGAGACGGTCGAGTTCAAGCTCCCCACGATTTCGTCGGTGCAGATGCAGTAGACGCGGCGCATGGATTGGTTAGTCGTCAGCTTGAGCGATGCGAGCAATTTACCTCAAGGACAACTCCGGCGAAGCTGGCCGCGACCATGGAGAGAGTTCATTCAGAACGGCTCCAAGCCGCTTCCCCTGTGGGCAGCCAGCACATACCTGGCCTTCGCAATCTCTCCACACTTATGCTTTCTGAGGAAGAGCTCGCGGCGATGGTCGAGGAGGCTGCGGTTATGTTCGGGCCTTCGAACAGAGCCAACCTCTTCAAGAAGCCCTAA
- a CDS encoding DUF6112 family protein, whose protein sequence is MIDIDPNGTGLPGIDQLRTIVGAVMTIGLILAVLALIIAAIVWGFGANSSNPHLASRGKTGVLIACGAAVVCGASVTLTNFFWNVGQSV, encoded by the coding sequence ATGATCGACATCGACCCCAACGGGACCGGCCTACCCGGCATCGACCAACTGCGCACCATCGTCGGTGCTGTCATGACTATCGGCCTCATCTTGGCCGTGCTCGCGCTGATCATCGCCGCGATCGTCTGGGGATTCGGCGCGAACTCGTCGAATCCCCACCTCGCATCGAGGGGAAAGACCGGCGTCCTCATCGCATGCGGTGCCGCCGTCGTCTGCGGCGCGTCAGTGACGCTCACCAACTTCTTCTGGAACGTCGGCCAATCCGTCTGA
- a CDS encoding pentapeptide repeat-containing protein, whose product MFEIVDSENYTMYRSERASTLREAVIDAVNDRRSLAGAALVNADLSGLDLSGVDLAGAMFWGSDLSRTALSRANLSGTFMTKLVLDNMTRDQIEQAEAALRTRLPSVLSPTDLSHARLDGANLNGAHIEGVNLSGATISGVDIRLGRPVANLYGIDFSGCDLSGMDFRGANMGEARFVGANLAGANLHDVFLAGANFSDAVLIDADLSYAYFARANELGEDLQPATFNGANLSGANLSGAKLAGATFRNANLAGANFSDADLAGADTHMTKGLPRLG is encoded by the coding sequence TTGTTCGAGATCGTGGATTCCGAGAACTACACGATGTATCGCTCCGAGCGTGCATCGACATTACGTGAGGCGGTCATTGACGCCGTAAATGACCGCAGGTCGCTGGCGGGGGCTGCGCTGGTGAATGCAGACCTTTCCGGGCTGGATCTGTCGGGGGTCGATCTTGCAGGCGCAATGTTCTGGGGGAGCGACCTATCTCGAACAGCCTTGTCTCGAGCGAATCTTTCGGGCACTTTCATGACCAAGCTTGTGCTCGACAACATGACGCGCGATCAGATCGAGCAGGCTGAGGCGGCTCTTCGAACAAGATTGCCGAGTGTGTTGTCCCCGACCGATCTCTCGCATGCCCGATTGGACGGGGCCAACCTGAACGGTGCCCACATCGAAGGCGTGAACCTGTCAGGCGCGACGATATCGGGCGTAGATATTCGCCTGGGTAGGCCGGTCGCCAATTTGTATGGCATCGATTTCTCTGGTTGTGACCTTTCGGGCATGGATTTCCGTGGCGCAAACATGGGCGAGGCGAGATTCGTTGGCGCCAACCTCGCGGGTGCGAACCTTCACGACGTCTTTCTTGCAGGCGCGAACTTCTCGGACGCAGTCCTCATAGACGCAGACTTGAGCTACGCGTACTTTGCTCGGGCGAACGAACTTGGTGAGGACCTTCAGCCTGCCACCTTCAATGGGGCAAATCTGAGCGGCGCGAATCTGAGTGGTGCGAAGCTCGCTGGCGCGACCTTTAGGAATGCGAATCTCGCAGGGGCGAATTTCTCCGATGCCGATCTGGCTGGGGCGGACACCCACATGACGAAAGGGCTGCCACGATTGGGTTGA
- a CDS encoding ABC transporter substrate-binding protein, translating to MTNITWRRSAATAAALLTAGIMLAGCTGKPHETNGTTDGLDLPTAAPPATTDVDLVTWNLSGGEPATLDPVKAFSGSDLQVSANLCESLLTMTDTGDIQPGLASSIDQPSPTEYVVHLRDGVTFTDGTPMTSDDVVYSLNRIRDPEAGSYWGYFAERVESVTAVDASTVKIDMSQPDAVFYRMLVTPVGQVIQKAFAEEAGETYGTPTGGVMCTGPYTLANWTPGDSITLEANPNWWKIGQQPLRTKSAKFTFLTEDATITSALVNGDIDGSMDIASTSLPQLLNAPNGEMYAGPSTRQFVIIPTDLSADSASPLADPKIRQALAKSIDYQGLLTTVWAGLSEPLRTIVPPGAWGYSKEIYQTAYDEFSDPARDIEGAKALLKEAGNPNPKIVLAVPADFPQYVTIGESIQSNAKDAGFDIELRALPGAESNALFSDPDARAKVDAFISDYFSDIPDPTELYMQLGVPDGASNFNSYDNPEVAALLEEARGTADDDARAELTVKAQATITEDLVWIPVSYPLQSVFLNNRLGGMTAAFPAALYTPWLAFLGGR from the coding sequence ATGACGAACATCACCTGGCGTCGGTCCGCCGCCACGGCCGCTGCCCTCCTCACGGCCGGCATCATGCTCGCCGGTTGCACGGGCAAACCGCACGAGACGAACGGCACGACGGATGGACTCGACCTGCCGACCGCTGCCCCGCCCGCGACTACGGACGTCGACCTCGTCACCTGGAACCTCAGCGGCGGCGAGCCCGCAACACTCGATCCGGTCAAGGCCTTCTCCGGCTCAGATCTGCAGGTGAGCGCGAACCTCTGCGAAAGCCTGCTGACGATGACCGACACCGGTGACATCCAGCCCGGTCTCGCGAGCTCGATCGACCAGCCTTCCCCGACCGAGTACGTCGTGCACCTCCGCGACGGCGTCACCTTCACCGACGGCACGCCGATGACTTCTGACGATGTGGTCTACAGCCTCAATCGCATCCGTGACCCCGAAGCCGGCTCCTACTGGGGCTACTTCGCCGAGCGTGTCGAATCGGTGACCGCCGTCGACGCATCGACCGTGAAGATCGACATGTCGCAGCCGGACGCCGTCTTCTACCGAATGCTCGTCACCCCCGTAGGCCAGGTCATCCAGAAGGCCTTCGCAGAAGAGGCCGGCGAAACGTATGGCACGCCGACAGGTGGCGTGATGTGCACCGGCCCGTACACGCTGGCGAACTGGACCCCCGGCGACAGCATCACCCTCGAGGCGAACCCGAACTGGTGGAAGATCGGTCAGCAGCCGCTCCGGACCAAGTCCGCGAAGTTCACATTCCTCACCGAGGACGCCACGATCACCTCCGCGCTCGTCAACGGCGACATCGACGGATCGATGGACATCGCGAGCACCAGCCTCCCGCAGCTGCTCAACGCACCGAACGGGGAGATGTACGCCGGCCCCTCGACCAGGCAGTTCGTGATCATCCCGACTGATCTGAGCGCTGACAGCGCAAGCCCACTAGCCGACCCGAAGATCCGTCAGGCCCTCGCCAAGTCCATCGACTATCAGGGACTGCTCACCACCGTCTGGGCGGGTCTCAGCGAGCCGCTGCGCACCATCGTCCCGCCGGGAGCCTGGGGATACAGCAAGGAGATCTACCAGACCGCCTACGACGAGTTCAGCGACCCCGCCCGCGACATCGAAGGTGCCAAGGCGCTCCTGAAGGAAGCCGGCAACCCGAACCCCAAGATCGTGCTGGCCGTGCCGGCGGACTTCCCCCAGTACGTGACCATCGGCGAGAGCATCCAGAGCAACGCCAAGGATGCAGGGTTCGACATCGAATTGCGCGCCCTACCCGGTGCCGAGTCGAACGCACTGTTCTCAGACCCGGACGCCCGCGCCAAGGTCGACGCGTTCATCTCCGACTACTTCTCCGACATCCCGGACCCAACCGAGCTGTACATGCAGCTCGGAGTTCCCGATGGCGCCTCGAACTTCAACAGCTACGACAACCCCGAGGTTGCCGCGCTACTCGAGGAAGCACGTGGCACCGCCGATGACGACGCCCGCGCCGAGCTGACGGTGAAAGCACAAGCGACGATCACCGAGGATCTCGTCTGGATCCCGGTTTCCTACCCGCTGCAGAGCGTCTTCCTGAACAACCGCCTCGGCGGTATGACGGCAGCGTTCCCCGCGGCCCTGTACACCCCCTGGCTGGCCTTCCTCGGCGGCCGATAA
- a CDS encoding M14 family zinc carboxypeptidase produces MDLTKALASLTPESRFPTFRQILARIDELAGAFPGVIAVDTIGFTADGNPLRRLRLGTGARQAVVIGMPHPNEPTGSLGALQLVELLCRNPRMRGQLGFTWHVLPCADPDGTALNESWFYGPFTRETYSAGIYRPPIDVDFEWTFHRADLNEPGLAPTPGSRAVMALIDEVRPELLVSMHNNEAGGLYAYATHDDVPIAAGFEQTSRLTGLPVDCGFAEAPADTLAPGIFLAEPLLDGGAMISSTDYAGKYGTFGVIVEPPLWIAPQVTDTRLTHITAGRLYDEMELERTELREEYAGWLSTLDHEVDRHSTRWAAIAAGTKNLEHPWHPMTDEDHRMTFAEVSSVKRLRDLERLRLAGHVVAAVAHSPHRISKAESHVLGQARAALRRWSLAAEGGEFCGLDRAVAAHVGITLTCADAIRARG; encoded by the coding sequence ATGGACCTGACGAAGGCGCTCGCCTCGCTCACACCGGAATCCAGATTTCCCACGTTCCGACAGATCCTCGCAAGGATCGACGAGTTGGCGGGCGCCTTCCCAGGCGTGATCGCAGTGGACACCATCGGGTTCACCGCCGACGGAAACCCCCTGCGACGATTGCGCCTCGGAACGGGTGCTCGTCAAGCGGTCGTAATCGGCATGCCGCACCCCAACGAGCCGACCGGCAGCCTCGGCGCCCTCCAGTTGGTGGAGCTACTCTGCCGAAACCCACGAATGCGGGGTCAGCTCGGCTTCACCTGGCACGTCCTCCCCTGCGCCGATCCGGACGGCACCGCACTGAACGAGTCATGGTTCTACGGCCCGTTCACACGCGAGACCTACTCGGCCGGCATCTACCGCCCACCAATCGACGTCGACTTCGAGTGGACATTCCACCGCGCCGATCTGAACGAACCCGGGCTTGCGCCCACCCCCGGCTCGCGCGCCGTCATGGCGCTCATCGACGAAGTGCGCCCGGAGCTTCTCGTGTCGATGCACAACAACGAGGCTGGCGGGCTCTACGCCTATGCGACGCATGATGACGTCCCCATCGCCGCCGGATTCGAGCAGACAAGCCGACTCACCGGCCTCCCCGTCGACTGCGGCTTTGCCGAGGCCCCCGCCGATACGCTCGCGCCCGGAATATTTCTCGCCGAGCCGCTGCTTGACGGTGGAGCCATGATCAGCAGCACCGACTACGCGGGCAAGTACGGCACCTTCGGCGTGATCGTCGAACCCCCGCTGTGGATCGCACCGCAGGTCACCGATACTCGGCTCACGCACATCACCGCGGGCCGGCTCTACGACGAGATGGAGCTCGAACGCACCGAACTGCGCGAGGAGTACGCCGGGTGGCTCAGCACACTCGACCACGAAGTCGACCGGCACTCCACCCGGTGGGCCGCCATCGCTGCTGGCACCAAGAACCTCGAGCATCCGTGGCACCCGATGACCGATGAGGATCACCGCATGACCTTCGCCGAAGTGTCATCGGTCAAACGCCTCCGCGACCTCGAACGGCTCCGCTTGGCGGGTCACGTTGTGGCGGCCGTCGCGCACTCGCCTCACCGCATCTCCAAGGCGGAATCCCACGTACTCGGCCAAGCACGTGCCGCCCTCCGCCGTTGGTCTCTCGCTGCAGAAGGCGGCGAGTTCTGCGGCCTCGACCGAGCAGTCGCCGCCCACGTCGGCATTACTCTCACGTGCGCGGATGCCATCCGGGCACGAGGATAG
- a CDS encoding SCO6880 family protein, with amino-acid sequence MKLETQHDYRLATVQFSRLTRRGILLGLSTPQLVALTVALLTIATALYSAGADGVAWTTPIWATAALTAAVPVGGRKIVEWVPVTTKWTLRVMRGQLTYRRRIMRPRPVGTLALPGDAAPLREWRDPESGAVMIHDPHQQTLTAIVAISHPAFALIDPGEQHRRVQAWGRVLAGACRSGRIARIQVNERTLPDSGTGLAEWWEQHGLEDDSWAAGTYRELIERAGPAGERHATTISLALDLTAAARQVRSNGGGMRGAAAVLRQEMAALTSALRAADLAVGGWLTADDLATTLRTAYDPVVGVELERHPTIGRDLAAAGPVAVIESWDRLRTDTAFHAVLWISEWPRSQVYPGFLAPLVYTNGILRTLSLHYLPVSADKAARDLRKKKTELVSDAHQRRRIGQIEDASATAEYGDVLQQEADLTAGHGVLRVTGLISVTASTADELDAAIATIEQAAIQASCEVRRLVAQQAQAFTAAALPLCRCL; translated from the coding sequence GTGAAGCTAGAAACACAACATGACTACCGGCTCGCCACCGTGCAATTCTCGCGGCTGACTCGACGCGGCATCCTGCTCGGCCTGTCAACGCCACAGTTGGTCGCGCTGACAGTAGCTCTGCTCACGATCGCGACCGCGCTGTACTCGGCGGGCGCCGACGGAGTCGCATGGACCACACCGATCTGGGCCACCGCCGCGCTGACCGCAGCAGTCCCTGTCGGCGGACGCAAGATCGTCGAATGGGTGCCCGTCACGACCAAATGGACGCTACGCGTCATGCGAGGCCAGCTCACTTACCGGCGCCGCATCATGCGACCGCGTCCCGTCGGAACCCTCGCGCTGCCCGGCGATGCAGCCCCCCTCCGCGAATGGCGCGACCCAGAGTCCGGCGCCGTGATGATCCACGACCCTCATCAGCAGACCCTGACCGCGATCGTTGCGATCTCCCACCCAGCGTTCGCGCTCATTGATCCAGGCGAACAACACCGCCGAGTCCAGGCGTGGGGGCGCGTGCTCGCCGGCGCATGCCGCTCTGGACGAATCGCACGCATTCAGGTCAACGAACGCACGCTGCCTGACTCCGGCACCGGGCTTGCCGAGTGGTGGGAGCAACACGGCCTCGAAGACGATTCGTGGGCCGCCGGGACCTATCGCGAACTCATTGAACGCGCCGGACCCGCCGGCGAGCGCCATGCGACCACGATAAGCCTCGCACTCGACCTGACCGCTGCGGCCCGGCAGGTGCGGTCGAACGGCGGCGGCATGCGCGGCGCCGCCGCAGTGCTCCGTCAGGAAATGGCAGCCCTCACGAGTGCGCTCCGCGCCGCAGATCTCGCGGTCGGCGGCTGGCTCACCGCTGACGACCTCGCCACAACGCTCCGAACCGCCTACGACCCGGTCGTCGGGGTCGAGCTCGAGCGGCATCCGACGATTGGCCGCGATCTCGCCGCCGCCGGCCCCGTCGCAGTCATCGAGTCCTGGGACCGGCTCCGCACCGACACGGCGTTCCATGCCGTCCTCTGGATCAGTGAATGGCCCCGGTCGCAGGTCTATCCCGGCTTCCTCGCCCCGCTCGTCTACACGAACGGCATCCTCCGCACGCTCAGCTTGCACTATCTCCCCGTCAGCGCGGACAAGGCCGCGCGCGACCTCCGAAAGAAGAAGACCGAGCTCGTCAGCGACGCCCATCAACGCCGCCGAATCGGCCAGATCGAGGATGCCTCCGCCACGGCAGAGTACGGCGACGTGCTCCAACAGGAAGCCGATCTCACCGCTGGTCACGGGGTGCTCCGCGTTACCGGGCTCATCTCGGTGACGGCGTCAACCGCCGACGAGCTCGACGCAGCGATAGCCACGATCGAACAAGCTGCGATTCAAGCGTCATGCGAGGTGCGGCGACTCGTCGCACAGCAAGCGCAAGCCTTCACGGCGGCGGCGCTGCCTCTGTGCCGCTGCCTTTAG
- a CDS encoding conjugal transfer protein TrbL codes for MSVCDIPVIAEVCTTVGEGTASLVTAPFDWLASAMGSAAAWMFEAVWTAFDTTTLVDVTEPSYLDVFNVLFGVAVFVTLLFFFLQLITGLIHRDPTAIPRAGVGLAKSILGSFVIVSLTALLLEITDQLSIGIVQATGNTMEGMGDRIALLAGGLVTVNIAGPGIGAIVTIFLSALAISAAAIVWFSLLIRKALLLVALVFGPIALAGATWEVTKGWLGKWIAFVAALILSKLVLVVIFLVAIAQVAAPIDADLASISDPIAGIVLMFVAAFAPYITYKFLNFIGVDMYHAMSSEQEAKSALNRPVPVPGGHGVDGAKKILDGGGSTKDAAAGNPAPTGATAGHAGGRAGTPTGSAGGSGSASKAGTSGGTAASSSGAAGRGAAGAGAAAGPMGIAAVAGAQVVGAAAKAGPSVGKAVAQSADSHFGAAGDTVRPPTVSPPATRTNGPPAVPPNPRKDG; via the coding sequence ATGAGCGTCTGCGACATCCCAGTCATCGCCGAGGTCTGCACGACGGTCGGTGAGGGCACCGCGTCACTCGTCACAGCCCCCTTCGACTGGCTCGCCTCGGCGATGGGCTCAGCAGCGGCATGGATGTTCGAAGCCGTCTGGACCGCGTTCGACACCACGACACTCGTCGATGTCACCGAACCGAGCTACCTCGACGTCTTCAACGTCCTCTTCGGCGTCGCCGTGTTCGTCACCCTGCTGTTCTTCTTCCTCCAGCTCATCACCGGACTCATCCACCGCGACCCGACTGCAATCCCCCGCGCCGGCGTAGGTCTCGCCAAGTCGATCCTCGGCTCATTCGTCATCGTCAGCCTCACTGCCTTGCTGCTAGAGATCACCGACCAACTCTCGATCGGCATTGTGCAGGCAACGGGCAACACGATGGAAGGCATGGGCGACCGCATCGCTCTCCTCGCCGGAGGTCTCGTGACAGTCAACATCGCAGGCCCCGGCATCGGCGCGATCGTCACGATCTTCCTGTCCGCCCTCGCGATCAGCGCCGCTGCGATCGTGTGGTTCTCGCTGCTCATCCGCAAGGCGCTGCTGCTGGTCGCGCTCGTGTTCGGCCCGATCGCTCTGGCCGGGGCGACCTGGGAGGTCACGAAGGGATGGCTCGGCAAATGGATCGCGTTCGTCGCGGCGCTCATCTTGTCCAAGCTCGTCCTGGTCGTGATCTTCCTCGTCGCGATCGCGCAGGTTGCGGCACCGATCGATGCCGACCTCGCCTCGATCAGCGACCCGATCGCGGGAATCGTGCTGATGTTCGTCGCCGCATTCGCCCCCTACATCACCTACAAGTTCCTCAATTTCATCGGTGTCGACATGTACCACGCCATGTCGAGCGAGCAGGAGGCGAAGTCCGCTTTGAACCGGCCAGTGCCGGTGCCCGGTGGGCACGGGGTCGACGGTGCGAAGAAGATCCTCGACGGCGGAGGAAGCACCAAGGATGCCGCGGCCGGGAATCCGGCCCCGACCGGCGCAACCGCGGGCCACGCCGGCGGCCGAGCGGGAACCCCGACGGGCTCGGCGGGAGGATCTGGCTCAGCATCGAAGGCGGGGACGTCGGGCGGTACCGCCGCCAGTTCATCCGGCGCTGCTGGGCGCGGCGCTGCAGGTGCGGGCGCGGCTGCGGGACCGATGGGCATTGCCGCCGTTGCCGGCGCGCAGGTCGTCGGCGCAGCCGCGAAGGCCGGTCCGAGCGTTGGAAAGGCTGTCGCACAATCGGCCGATTCGCATTTCGGCGCCGCAGGCGACACCGTCCGACCGCCGACGGTGTCCCCTCCAGCGACTCGGACGAATGGGCCGCCCGCGGTGCCACCGAATCCACGAAAGGATGGCTGA